From Lycium ferocissimum isolate CSIRO_LF1 chromosome 12, AGI_CSIRO_Lferr_CH_V1, whole genome shotgun sequence, one genomic window encodes:
- the LOC132040213 gene encoding arabinogalactan O-methyltransferase 1-like yields the protein MLKLAFIGLTCTMLIIFILFRMSNNPILCEAPVLVGPGILPDQNSTTEDDTISRHLQVDAVLHYATSRVIPQQSRDEIKVSFDVLKSLTPCNFLVFGLGHDSFMWSSINPRGMTLFLEEDPKWIRAILMHLPFLRANTVNYRTKLYEAEKLIEHYHKEPDCSARKSFLRGNKKCKLALDMLADEVYDKEWDIIMIDGPKGYFDKAPGRMSAIYSAAVMARNRKGSGVTHVILHDVDRDVEKVYAELFLCRKNLVKGVGRLWHFQIPPASNGSSDFC from the coding sequence ATGTTGAAATTAGCATTCATAGGTTTAACCTGTACAATGctaattattttcattttatttcgaATGTCAAATAATCCCATCCTCTGTGAAGCTCCAGTACTAGTGGGCCCGGGGATCCTCCCGGACCAGAACTCAACAACAGAGGATGACACAATATCGCGGCATCTCCAAGTGGATGCCGTCCTCCACTATGCCACGTCGCGTGTGATACCACAACAATCGAGGGACGAGATCAAGGTATCCTTTGACGTCCTGAAATCTCTAACCCCTTGTAATTTCCTCGTATTCGGTCTCGGTCACGACTCGTTCATGTGGTCGTCCATAAATCCACGTGGCATGACGCTATTCCTAGAGGAAGATCCGAAATGGATCAGGGCCATACTCATGCACCTCCCATTCCTCCGTGCCAACACCGTGAATTATCGGACAAAGTTGTACGAGGCAGAGAAATTAATCGAACACTACCATAAGGAACCGGATTGTTCCGCTAGGAAATCGTTTTTACGAGGTAACAAAAAATGTAAGTTAGCATTGGACATGTTAGCAGATGAAGTGTACGATAAAGAATGGGACATAATTATGATAGATGGTCCTAAAGGGTATTTTGATAAAGCACCAGGAAGAATGTCAGCTATTTATTCTGCTGCTGTTATGGCAAGGAATAGGAAAGGATCTGGGGTTACACATGTGATTTTGCATGATGTGGATCGTGATGTAGAGAAAGTTTATGCAGAGTTATTTTTGTGTAGGAAAAATTTGGTGAAAGGTGTAGGAAGGCTTTGGCATTTTCAGATTCCACCAGCTTCTAATGGGAGCAGCGATTTTTGCTAg
- the LOC132039091 gene encoding uncharacterized protein LOC132039091: MSNLSKLEFVALDISGKNYLSWLLNAEIHLDAKGLGATITQDNTASSQDKAKAMIFLHHHLDEGLKVEYLIVKDPLELWTSLKERITSQLKLCGDNITDEDVLEKTLTTFHASNLVLQ, from the exons ATGTCGAATTTGTCGAAGCTTGAGTTTGTGGCACTTGATATCTCCGGAAAAAATTACCTATCATGGTTACTCAATGCTGAAATTCACCTAGACGCCAAAGGTCTTGGTGCCACTATTACTCAGGATAATACAGCATCGAGTCAGGATAAAGCCAAGGCAATGATTTTCCTTCATCATCATCTGGATGAAGGATTGAAGGTTGAATACCTGATAGTGAAAGATCCACTTGAATTGTGGACTAgtttgaaggaaag AATTACTTCCCAATTGAAGTTATGTGGGGATAATATAACTGACGAGGATGTGTTGGAAAAGACTCTTACGACTTTTCATGCCTCCAATTTGGTATTACAATAG